A single genomic interval of Odontesthes bonariensis isolate fOdoBon6 chromosome 3, fOdoBon6.hap1, whole genome shotgun sequence harbors:
- the LOC142376868 gene encoding protein unc-119 homolog B-like codes for MSGAKARSEAPVAENVTAAPSRDRKPGGGVLKRLKSRRSQVNSKPVTEEDLRTQSGHIMPEDVLGLRVATRGYLCKPEENIFNIDFVRFKIRDLETDSVLFEIAKPPHTDDDEENREGDASAGRFVRYQFTPAFLRLRTVGATVEFTVGNRPLNNFRMIERHYFRDQLLKSFDFDFGFCIPNSRNTCEHIYEFPQLSESLVRQMVECPHETRSDSFYFVDNRLVMHNKADYAYNGGQ; via the exons ATGAGCGGAGCCAAAGCACGCAGCGAAGCGCCTGTTGCCGAAAATGTCACCGCGGCGCCCTCTCGGGACCGCAAGCCCGGCGGGGGGGTCCTGAAGAGGCTTAAGTCCCGAAGGAGTCAGGTGAACAGCAAGCCCGTCACGGAGGAAGACCTGCGGACACAGAGCGGACACATCATGCCGGAGGATGTGCTGGGACTCCGAGTAGCCACGAGAG GGTACCTCTGTAAACCCGAGGAAAATATTTTTAACATCGATTTTGTACGCTTCAAAATCAGAGACCTGGAGACCGACTCCGTCCTATTTGAGATTGCCAAACCACCTCATACAG atgatgatGAGGAGAACAGGGAGGGTGATGCCAGTGCGGGCCGATTTGTGCGCTACCAGTTCACACCAGCCTTCCTGCGACTGAGAACCGTGGGAGCCAC AGTGGAATTCACGGTTGGTAACCGGCCTCTGAACAACTTCCGCATGATCGAGAGACACTACTTTCGAGATCAGCTGTTGAAgagctttgactttgactttggctTCTGTATCCCAAACAGCCGTAATACCTGTGAACATATTTACGAGTTCCCCCAGCTGTCTGAGAGCCTGG tgcgTCAGATGGTGGAGTGTCCTCATGAAACCCGGTCAGACAGTTTCTATTTCGTCGACAACAGACTGGTGATGCACAACAAGGCAGACTATGCTTATAACGGAGGACAGTGA